One Brassica napus cultivar Da-Ae chromosome C4, Da-Ae, whole genome shotgun sequence genomic region harbors:
- the LOC125585759 gene encoding uncharacterized protein LOC125585759 — MGEDEEEDPEENPEEDPEEGETMKVARIWFKSLQARKEAKVNGVPIRLVRAANHRIVLLVRGLDPEKSESDIKAQLTKHFDSCGGIKKIFIPKDENGRCLSFGYVFMVQEGHKAEMKDSSVMEGGGVIRVSDCTLQARFKKIKEKMEAEGWVNSEEEEEEEDEEDGIVFGDEEIEDDDSEGSE; from the exons ATgggtgaagatgaagaagaagacccTGAAGAAAACCCTGAAGAAGACCCTGAAGAAGGGGAAACAATGAAGGTGGCACGAATTTGGTTTAAATCTCTCCAAGCTAGGAAAGAGGCGA AAGTGAATGGAGTTCCCATTCGTCTTGTACGTGCTGCGAACCA TCGGATTGTTTTGTTAGTGAGAGGCCTTGATCCTGAAAAGTCAGAATCAGATATCAAGGCTCAACTAACAAAACATTTTGATTCGTGCGGTGGGATCAAGAAAATCTTTATTCCTAAAGATGAAAACGGTCGCTGTTTAAG TTTTGGATACGTCTTTATGGTTCAGGAAGGTCATAAAGCAGAGATGAAGGATTCATCTGTAATGGAAGGTGGTGGTGTGATCAGGGTCTCAGATTGCACCCTCCAGGCGAGGTTTAAGAAAATTAAGGAAAAGATGGAGGCGGAGGGGTGGGTGAATtctgaggaagaggaagaggaagaggatgaggaagatgggATAGTGTTTGGGGATGAAGAGATTGAGGATGATGATTCAGAGGGTTCTGAGTAG